A single region of the Triticum dicoccoides isolate Atlit2015 ecotype Zavitan chromosome 2B, WEW_v2.0, whole genome shotgun sequence genome encodes:
- the LOC119362096 gene encoding probable LRR receptor-like serine/threonine-protein kinase At3g47570 isoform X1, with the protein MPSMFTLLYILLILFSVRTTILEAAQANKSEIDRQALLCFKSGISSYPLGILDSWSNNSLNFCGWKGVTCGTKFPPRVVSLNFNYARLSGKLSGCLGNLTFLSRMNLAYNNLSGTIPEDLGMLPNLHTLNLAGSYLQGNIPISLGASNSLSYVNLGNNTLTGGIPLSLTNCSSLNTLILSRNNLSGEIPSTLFDNLSKLTKVDLQKNSFTGLIPRFHKVTALKFLCLTENFLSGNIPLSIGNVSSLTSILLGQNKLSGLIPETIGHTTKLLELDLSFNSLSGNVPVSLYNMSSLKNFSVGSNGLVGQLPSYIGHSLPTLRSLIMGSNRLEGLIPTSLANMSNLQMLDLSDNSLNGRVPSLGSLANLSQLVLGSNLLEAHDWSFLTSLANCTQLTKLSLEGNGLNGSLPAAVVNLSTRLQDLSLGSNQISGSIPVEISNLVNLTSLRMESNFLSGSIPSTIGKLQNLYVLNLSKNKLSGQIPPSVGDITQLGKLYLDDNNLSGNIPDSLGQCKGLLELNLSTNSLDGSIPVKLFDRPPLSLGVDFSYNKLIGEIPSEVGNLANLALLNVSNNMLFGTIPEALGSCLTLLFLRMEKNMLEGQIPQSFRKLRSIQQINLARNNLSGSVPYFFGDFTLLDKLDLSYNNFEGQIPSGGCFRNSSMVVLDGNKMLCARVSMLGLRICDDTQTKNHVPLLRIVMIITPLIAGVLLLCLVVTVWKRRAQLTFPRCNKIPGVLCLVANRKKREAVANQKIREVVACSNHKETLKKISYGDILKATNWFCSVHTISSTCTGSVYVGRFKSDRSLVAIKVFNLNEPGGYGSYFTECEVLRSTRHRNIMRPMTLCSTLDSKNHEFKALVFKFMVNGSLDRWLHSEQHNVIPDRVLSFGQRICIATDVASALDYVHNQLTPPLIHCDLKPHNVLLDDNMTARLSDFGSAKFLLPGQVIRKSLVDVGGTIGYIAPEYGLGCKISVGADVYSFGVLLLELLTGKRPTDDMFIDGLTLPIFSESMFPGLVAEMLDPHMAHEEHQGCVEAWMQRYIVPLVALGLSCTVESPKDRPGMKDVCAKLSSLRDDFLERHHDD; encoded by the exons ATGCCCTCAATGTTTACTCTACTCTATATTTTACTCATCCTTTTCTCCGTCAGGACTACAATACTCGAAGCAGCACAAGCAAACAAGTCGGAGATTGATCGCCAGGCCCTcctctgcttcaagtccggcatcaGCTCTTATCCCCTTGGTATCCTAGACTCATGGAGCAACAACTCACTTAACTTTTGCGGCTGGAAAGGGGTCACTTGCGGCACAAAGTTTCCACCCCGGGTGGTCTCTCTTAACTTCAACTATGCTCGTCTCAGTGGGAAGTTATCTGGATGCCTGGGCAACTTGACATTTCTATCCAGGATGAACCTTGCCTATAATAATCTTTCGGGAACTATCCCTGAAGACTTGGGTATGCTTCCAAACCTCCATACACTGAATCTTGCCGGCAGCTATCTTCAAGGTAACATCCCCATTTCCTTAGGCGCTAGCAATTCACTTAGCTATGTCAATCTTGGAAACAACACTCTAACAGGCGGCATCCCTCTCTCATTGACCAATTGCTCCTCACTCAACACACTTATATTGTCACGTAATAACCTCTCTGGAGAGATCCCTTCTACTTTGTTTGATAACTTATCTAAGCTTACTAAGGTTGATCTCCAGAAGAATTCTTTTACTGGTCTCATCCCACGTTTCCATAAGGTCACAGCACTCAAATTTCTTTGCCTGACAGAGAACTTCCTCTCTGGAAACATACCTCTTTCAATAGGAAATGTTTCTTCCCTCACTTCTATATTGCTCGGCCAAAATAAGCTATCAGGATTAATTCCAGAAACTATAGGTCACACTACAAAACTGCTTGAGCTTGACCTAAGTTTCAACAGTTTATCAGGTAATGTCCCGGTTTCCCTGTATAACATGTCATCACTCAAAAACTTTAGTGTTGGCAGCAATGGCCTTGTTGGACAGTTACCATCTTACATTGGTCACTCACTACCAACCCTCCGGTCCCTAATTATGGGAAGCAACAGGCTGGAGGGCTTGATCCCTACTTCACTAGCCAACATGTCAAATCTTCAAATGCTTGATCTTTCAGACAACTCGCTAAATGGCCGTGTCCCATCTCTTGGTTCTTTGGCAAACTTGAGTCAGTTAGTTTTGGGGAGCAACTTGCTAGAAGCACATGACTGGTCATTTCTTACATCTCTAGCAAATTGCACCCAGCTTACAAAGTTGTCCTTGGAAGGGAATGGTTTGAATGGCAGCTTACCTGCAGCAGTTGTTAATCTTTCCACGAGGCTGCAAGATTTGTCGCTTGGGTCAAACCAAATTTCAGGCTCCATACCTGTTGAAATTAGCAATCTTGTTAATCTCACATCTCTTAGGATGGAAAGTAATTTTCTTTCTGGAAGCATACCTTCTACCATTGGAAAGCTGCAAAACCTATATGTCCTAAATCTATCAAAGAACAAATTATCAGGTCAGATCCCTCCCTCAGTCGGTGACATTACTCAACTGGGCAAGCTTTATCTTGATGATAACAACTTGAGTGGAAACATACCTGATAGTTTAGGTCAGTGCAAGGGACTTCTTGAACTAAACTTGTCTACTAACAGCCTTGATGGGTCAATACCAGTCAAACTTTTTGATCGCCCTCCACTTTCCTTGGGTGTGGACTTTTCGTACAACAAGCTCATAGGAGAAATACCATCAGAAGTTGGTAATTTGGCAAATCTTGCTCTTTTGAATGTTTCCAACAATATGTTGTTTGGAACGATTCCTGAAGCTCTTGGAAGCTGTCTTACTTTATTGTTCTTGCGCATGGAGAAAAACATGCTTGAAGGGCAAATTCCTCAAAGTTTCAGGAAGTTGCGGTCCATCCAGCAGATTAATCTAGCTCGAAATAATTTATCTGGTTCAGTGCCATACTTCTTTGGCGACTTCACTTTGTTGGACAAGCTGGATCTATCATACAACAACTTTGAAGGGCAAATTCCCTCTGGTGGATGCTTTAGGAACTCGAGTATGGTAGTTTTGGATGGCAATAAGATGTTGTGTGCAAGAGTCTCCATGCTAGGGCTTCGAATTTGTGATGACACCCAGACAAAGAACCATGTGCCTTTGCTAAGAATAGTAATGATAATTACACCGCTAATTGCTGGTGTGTTACTGTTATGTTTGGTTGTCACTGTTTGGAAAAGAAGGGCGCAACTTACATTTCCAAGGTGTAATAAGATTCCCGGTGTGTTATGTTTAGTTGCCAACCGGAAGAAAAGAGAAGCAGTTGCCAACCAGAAGATAAGAGAAGTGGTTGCATGTTCTAACCACAAGGAGACTCTGAAGAAGATATCATATGGTGACATTCTGAAAGCTACCAACTGGTTTTGTTCGGTCCATACTATCAGCTCAACCTGTACCGGATCAGTTTATGTCGGTAGGTTCAAGTCTGACAGGAGCCTAGTTGCTATCAAAGTATTCAACCTGAATGAGCCTGGTGGATATGGTAGTTACTTTACCGAGTGTGAGGTGCTACGAAGCACCCGCCACCGGAATATAATGCGGCCTATGACCCTATGCTCGACACTTGATTCAAAAAACCATGAGTTCAAAGCACTGGTCTTCAAGTTCATGGTTAATGGCAGCCTTGACAGATGGTTGCACTCTGAGCAGCACAATGTAATCCCAGACAGAGTGCTAAGCTTTGGCcagaggatatgcatagcaacagaTGTCGCTTCTGCTCTGGATTATGTTCACAACCAACTGACGCCTCCTTTGATCCACTGTGATTTGAAGCCACACAATGTCCTTTTGGACGATAACATGACGGCACGGCTCAGTGACTTTGGCTCAGCAAAGTTTCTATTACCAGGCCAGGTTATTCGTAAAAGCCTGGTTGATGTCGGAGGGACTATTGGGTACATAGCACCTG AGTACGGGCTGGGCTGCAAGATCTCTGTAGGAGCTGACGTGTATAGTTTTGGAGTGCTTCTGCTAGAGTTGCTTACCGGAAAACGACCAACCGATGATATGTTCATCGATGGGCTCACCCTTCCCATTTTCTCTGAATCCATGTTCCCTGGCCTAGTTGCGGAGATGCTAGATCCTCATATGGCGCATGAGGAGCATCAAGGGTGCGTAGA
- the LOC119362096 gene encoding receptor kinase-like protein Xa21 isoform X2 — translation MNLAYNNLSGTIPEDLGMLPNLHTLNLAGSYLQGNIPISLGASNSLSYVNLGNNTLTGGIPLSLTNCSSLNTLILSRNNLSGEIPSTLFDNLSKLTKVDLQKNSFTGLIPRFHKVTALKFLCLTENFLSGNIPLSIGNVSSLTSILLGQNKLSGLIPETIGHTTKLLELDLSFNSLSGNVPVSLYNMSSLKNFSVGSNGLVGQLPSYIGHSLPTLRSLIMGSNRLEGLIPTSLANMSNLQMLDLSDNSLNGRVPSLGSLANLSQLVLGSNLLEAHDWSFLTSLANCTQLTKLSLEGNGLNGSLPAAVVNLSTRLQDLSLGSNQISGSIPVEISNLVNLTSLRMESNFLSGSIPSTIGKLQNLYVLNLSKNKLSGQIPPSVGDITQLGKLYLDDNNLSGNIPDSLGQCKGLLELNLSTNSLDGSIPVKLFDRPPLSLGVDFSYNKLIGEIPSEVGNLANLALLNVSNNMLFGTIPEALGSCLTLLFLRMEKNMLEGQIPQSFRKLRSIQQINLARNNLSGSVPYFFGDFTLLDKLDLSYNNFEGQIPSGGCFRNSSMVVLDGNKMLCARVSMLGLRICDDTQTKNHVPLLRIVMIITPLIAGVLLLCLVVTVWKRRAQLTFPRCNKIPGVLCLVANRKKREAVANQKIREVVACSNHKETLKKISYGDILKATNWFCSVHTISSTCTGSVYVGRFKSDRSLVAIKVFNLNEPGGYGSYFTECEVLRSTRHRNIMRPMTLCSTLDSKNHEFKALVFKFMVNGSLDRWLHSEQHNVIPDRVLSFGQRICIATDVASALDYVHNQLTPPLIHCDLKPHNVLLDDNMTARLSDFGSAKFLLPGQVIRKSLVDVGGTIGYIAPEYGLGCKISVGADVYSFGVLLLELLTGKRPTDDMFIDGLTLPIFSESMFPGLVAEMLDPHMAHEEHQGCVEAWMQRYIVPLVALGLSCTVESPKDRPGMKDVCAKLSSLRDDFLERHHDD, via the exons ATGAACCTTGCCTATAATAATCTTTCGGGAACTATCCCTGAAGACTTGGGTATGCTTCCAAACCTCCATACACTGAATCTTGCCGGCAGCTATCTTCAAGGTAACATCCCCATTTCCTTAGGCGCTAGCAATTCACTTAGCTATGTCAATCTTGGAAACAACACTCTAACAGGCGGCATCCCTCTCTCATTGACCAATTGCTCCTCACTCAACACACTTATATTGTCACGTAATAACCTCTCTGGAGAGATCCCTTCTACTTTGTTTGATAACTTATCTAAGCTTACTAAGGTTGATCTCCAGAAGAATTCTTTTACTGGTCTCATCCCACGTTTCCATAAGGTCACAGCACTCAAATTTCTTTGCCTGACAGAGAACTTCCTCTCTGGAAACATACCTCTTTCAATAGGAAATGTTTCTTCCCTCACTTCTATATTGCTCGGCCAAAATAAGCTATCAGGATTAATTCCAGAAACTATAGGTCACACTACAAAACTGCTTGAGCTTGACCTAAGTTTCAACAGTTTATCAGGTAATGTCCCGGTTTCCCTGTATAACATGTCATCACTCAAAAACTTTAGTGTTGGCAGCAATGGCCTTGTTGGACAGTTACCATCTTACATTGGTCACTCACTACCAACCCTCCGGTCCCTAATTATGGGAAGCAACAGGCTGGAGGGCTTGATCCCTACTTCACTAGCCAACATGTCAAATCTTCAAATGCTTGATCTTTCAGACAACTCGCTAAATGGCCGTGTCCCATCTCTTGGTTCTTTGGCAAACTTGAGTCAGTTAGTTTTGGGGAGCAACTTGCTAGAAGCACATGACTGGTCATTTCTTACATCTCTAGCAAATTGCACCCAGCTTACAAAGTTGTCCTTGGAAGGGAATGGTTTGAATGGCAGCTTACCTGCAGCAGTTGTTAATCTTTCCACGAGGCTGCAAGATTTGTCGCTTGGGTCAAACCAAATTTCAGGCTCCATACCTGTTGAAATTAGCAATCTTGTTAATCTCACATCTCTTAGGATGGAAAGTAATTTTCTTTCTGGAAGCATACCTTCTACCATTGGAAAGCTGCAAAACCTATATGTCCTAAATCTATCAAAGAACAAATTATCAGGTCAGATCCCTCCCTCAGTCGGTGACATTACTCAACTGGGCAAGCTTTATCTTGATGATAACAACTTGAGTGGAAACATACCTGATAGTTTAGGTCAGTGCAAGGGACTTCTTGAACTAAACTTGTCTACTAACAGCCTTGATGGGTCAATACCAGTCAAACTTTTTGATCGCCCTCCACTTTCCTTGGGTGTGGACTTTTCGTACAACAAGCTCATAGGAGAAATACCATCAGAAGTTGGTAATTTGGCAAATCTTGCTCTTTTGAATGTTTCCAACAATATGTTGTTTGGAACGATTCCTGAAGCTCTTGGAAGCTGTCTTACTTTATTGTTCTTGCGCATGGAGAAAAACATGCTTGAAGGGCAAATTCCTCAAAGTTTCAGGAAGTTGCGGTCCATCCAGCAGATTAATCTAGCTCGAAATAATTTATCTGGTTCAGTGCCATACTTCTTTGGCGACTTCACTTTGTTGGACAAGCTGGATCTATCATACAACAACTTTGAAGGGCAAATTCCCTCTGGTGGATGCTTTAGGAACTCGAGTATGGTAGTTTTGGATGGCAATAAGATGTTGTGTGCAAGAGTCTCCATGCTAGGGCTTCGAATTTGTGATGACACCCAGACAAAGAACCATGTGCCTTTGCTAAGAATAGTAATGATAATTACACCGCTAATTGCTGGTGTGTTACTGTTATGTTTGGTTGTCACTGTTTGGAAAAGAAGGGCGCAACTTACATTTCCAAGGTGTAATAAGATTCCCGGTGTGTTATGTTTAGTTGCCAACCGGAAGAAAAGAGAAGCAGTTGCCAACCAGAAGATAAGAGAAGTGGTTGCATGTTCTAACCACAAGGAGACTCTGAAGAAGATATCATATGGTGACATTCTGAAAGCTACCAACTGGTTTTGTTCGGTCCATACTATCAGCTCAACCTGTACCGGATCAGTTTATGTCGGTAGGTTCAAGTCTGACAGGAGCCTAGTTGCTATCAAAGTATTCAACCTGAATGAGCCTGGTGGATATGGTAGTTACTTTACCGAGTGTGAGGTGCTACGAAGCACCCGCCACCGGAATATAATGCGGCCTATGACCCTATGCTCGACACTTGATTCAAAAAACCATGAGTTCAAAGCACTGGTCTTCAAGTTCATGGTTAATGGCAGCCTTGACAGATGGTTGCACTCTGAGCAGCACAATGTAATCCCAGACAGAGTGCTAAGCTTTGGCcagaggatatgcatagcaacagaTGTCGCTTCTGCTCTGGATTATGTTCACAACCAACTGACGCCTCCTTTGATCCACTGTGATTTGAAGCCACACAATGTCCTTTTGGACGATAACATGACGGCACGGCTCAGTGACTTTGGCTCAGCAAAGTTTCTATTACCAGGCCAGGTTATTCGTAAAAGCCTGGTTGATGTCGGAGGGACTATTGGGTACATAGCACCTG AGTACGGGCTGGGCTGCAAGATCTCTGTAGGAGCTGACGTGTATAGTTTTGGAGTGCTTCTGCTAGAGTTGCTTACCGGAAAACGACCAACCGATGATATGTTCATCGATGGGCTCACCCTTCCCATTTTCTCTGAATCCATGTTCCCTGGCCTAGTTGCGGAGATGCTAGATCCTCATATGGCGCATGAGGAGCATCAAGGGTGCGTAGA